A genomic window from Sebastes fasciatus isolate fSebFas1 chromosome 7, fSebFas1.pri, whole genome shotgun sequence includes:
- the LOC141770900 gene encoding lysophosphatidic acid receptor 6-like has product MNNTMEDGFEPKPVYAGIYGCILALGLPLNAVSLWILLRHHGLKSPSAVFMVNLAISDLLLVISLPMRVYFYATGTWPLSKEACIWIILLYHNNIRSSAIFITFISVDRLLAVVYPLRSRHLRTASNAVKAAGLVWLFIVVMNIPERFEFSRFLKNLNGSTCFEYPRHPPRPLHDKLVMAYFQSALVLTMLAVNIVCTTLVSWTLRRHLNNSARVNNKVNVMLIFVMNLVTFTICFLPLSIGLLRFGTSTITPLVCLATVNCCLDPLLYYFSLDAFWKKKEDTDLPNEQ; this is encoded by the coding sequence ATGAACAACACAATGGAAGATGGATTCGAGCCAAAGCCGGTTTATGCTGGGATCTATGGCTGTATTCTGGCACTGGGTCTGCCTCTCAATGCGGTTTCACTGTGGATTCTGCTGAGACACCACGGCCTCAAATCGCCCAGTGCCGTCTTCATGGTCAACCTGGCCatctctgacctgctgctcGTCATCTCCTTACCCATGAGGGTCTACTTTTATGCCACGGGCACCTGGCCACTGAGCAAAGAGGCATGCATCTGGATAATATTGCTCTATCACAACAACATCCGCTCCAGCGCCATCTTCATCACTTTCATCAGCGtggaccggctgctggctgtggttTATCCTCTGAGGTCGCGCCATCTTCGAACCGCTTCTAATGCCGTGAAAGCTGCTGGACTCGTTTGGCTGTTTATCGTGGTGATGAACATCCCAGAGAGATTTGAATTTTCAAGATTTTTAAAGAACCTCAATGGATCCACCTGTTTTGAATATCCCCGTCATCCTCCCCGTCCACTTCATGATAAATTAGTAATGGCTTATTTTCAGTCTGCGTTAGTGCTCACCATGCTGGCAGTCAACATCGTGTGCACCACTTTGGTGTCTTGGACTCTACGCAGACATCTGAATAACTCTGCAAGGGTCAACAACAAAGTGAATGTCATGCTAATTTTTGTCATGAACTTGGTTACGTTCACCATATGTTTCTTGCCTTTGTCGATTGGTTTATTAAGATTTGGGACATCTACGATAACACCTTTAGTATGTCTTGCTACTGTGAACTGCTGTCTGGATCCACTGTTGTATTACTTCTCTCTGGATGCCTtctggaagaaaaaagaggataCAGATCTTCCAAACGAACAGTAG
- the LOC141770899 gene encoding lysophosphatidic acid receptor 6-like: MNNTMEDGIKPQPVYAGIYGCILALGLPLNAVSLWILLRHHGLKSPSAVFMVNLAISDLLLIISLPMRVYFYATGTWPLSKVACVWITMLYCNNIRSSAIFITFISVDRLLAVVYPLRSRHLRTSSNALKAVGLVWVFIVVMNIPERVEFSRFLKNFNGSTCFEYPHHPPRPLHNKMVMAYFQSALVLTMLAINIVCTTLVSWTLRRHLNNSARVNNKVNVMLIFVMNLVTFTICFLPLSIGLLRFGTSTITPLVCLATVNCCLDPLLYYFSLDAFWKKKEDTDLPREQ; the protein is encoded by the coding sequence ATGAACAACACAATGGAAGATGGAATCAAGCCACAGCCGGTTTATGCTGGGATCTATGGCTGTATTCTGGCACTGGGTCTGCCTCTCAATGCGGTTTCACTGTGGATTCTGCTGAGACACCACGGCCTCAAATCGCCCAGTGCCGTCTTCATGGTCAACCTGGCCatctctgacctgctgctcaTCATCTCCTTACCCATGAGGGTCTACTTTTATGCCACGGGCACCTGGCCACTGAGCAAAGTGGCATGCGTCTGGATAACAATGCTCTATTGCAACAACATCCGCTCCAGCGCCATCTTCATCACTTTCATCAGCGtggaccggctgctggctgtggttTATCCTCTGAGGTCGCGCCATCTTCGAACCTCTTCTAACGCCTTGAAAGCTGTTGGACTCGTTTGGGTGTTTATCGTGGTGATGAACATACCAGAGAGAGTTGAATTTTCAAGATTTTTAAAGAACTTCAATGGATCCACCTGTTTTGAATATCCCCATCATCCTCCCCGTCCACTTCATAATAAAATGGTAATGGCTTATTTTCAGTCTGCGTTAGTGCTCACCATGCTGGCAATCAACATCGTGTGCACCACTTTGGTGTCTTGGACTCTACGCAGACATCTGAATAACTCTGCAAGGGTCAACAACAAAGTGAATGTCATGCTAATTTTTGTCATGAACTTGGTTACGTTCACCATATGTTTCTTGCCTTTGTCGATTGGTTTATTAAGATTTGGGACATCTACGATAACACCTTTAGTATGTCTTGCTACTGTGAACTGCTGTCTGGATCCACTGTTGTATTACTTCTCTCTGGATGCCTtctggaagaaaaaagaggataCAGATCTTCCAAGAGAACAGTAG
- the LOC141770898 gene encoding lysophosphatidic acid receptor 6-like: MNNTMEDGFEPKPVYAGIYGCILALGLPLNAFSLWILLRHHGLKSPSAVFMVNLAISDLLLVISLPMRVYFYATGTWPLSKEACIWIILLYCNNIRSSAIFITFISVDRLLAVVYPLRSRHLRTASNALKAVGLVWLFVVVMNIPERFEFSRFLENFNRSACFEYPRQSPPHRHIFAVTYFQSVLVLTMLAVNIVCTTLVSWTLRSHLNNSARVNNKVNVMLIFVMNLVIVTICFLPMSIGILGFGVPTRRALVCLATVNCCLDPLLYYFSLDAFWKKKEDTDLPRE, from the coding sequence ATGAACAACACAATGGAAGATGGATTCGAGCCAAAGCCGGTTTATGCTGGGATCTATGGCTGTATTCTGGCACTGGGTCTGCCTCTCAATGCGTTTTCACTGTGGATTCTGCTGAGACACCACGGCCTCAAATCGCCCAGTGCCGTCTTCATGGTCAACCTGGCCatctctgacctgctgctcGTCATCTCCTTACCCATGAGGGTCTACTTTTACGCCACGGGCACCTGGCCACTGAGCAAAGAGGCATGCATCTGGATAATATTGCTCTATTGCAACAACATCCGCTCCAGCGccatcttcatcaccttcatcagcgtggaccggctgctggctgtggttTATCCTCTGAGGTCGCGCCATCTTCGAACCGCTTCCAACGCCTTGAAAGCTGTTGGACTCGTTTGGCTGTTTGTGGTGGTGATGAACATCCCAGAGAGATTTGAATTTTCAAGATTTTTAGAGAACTTCAATAGATCCGCCTGTTTTGAATATCCCCGTCAGAGTCCTCCGCATCGTCATATATTTGCTGTGACTTATTTTCAGTCTGTGTTAGTGCTCACCATGCTGGCAGTCAACATCGTGTGCACCACTTTGGTGTCTTGGACTCTACGCAGTCATCTGAATAACTCTGCAAGGGTCAACAACAAAGTGAATGTCATGCTAATTTTTGTCATGAACTTGGTTATTGTTACCATATGTTTCTTGCCGATGTCGATTGGTATCTTAGGATTTGGGGTACCTACGCGTAGAGCTTTAGTATGTCTTGCTACTGTGAACTGCTGTCTGGATCCACTGTTGTATTACTTCTCTCTGGATGCCTtctggaagaaaaaagaggataCAGATCTTCCAAGAGAATAG